A genomic region of Pyrus communis chromosome 14, drPyrComm1.1, whole genome shotgun sequence contains the following coding sequences:
- the LOC137714398 gene encoding palmitoyl-monogalactosyldiacylglycerol delta-7 desaturase, chloroplastic-like has product MGRWVKIVMMPCGEFLGRKWNLQDVVIATVLSSMHFLCLFAPFYFTWGAFWLAFGLHMLTGLGVTLSFHRNLAHKSFRLPKWLEYLFAYIAVLSLQGSPIEWVSSHRYHHQYTDTQKDVHSPIQGFWYSHIGWIIDSSSRFGKYGGLKNVQDLKKQAFYRFLHHTYVIHAVVLPGSLLYAFGGLPFLVWGLGVRIVSVLHGTLLVNSAGHMWGKQAYNTGDLSRNNWWLAMVALGEGWHNNHHAFDYSARQGLEWWQIDLTWYVIKILEAIGWATDVKTPTESQKKRKVFNGEMVATDVKASSN; this is encoded by the exons ATGGGGCGTTGGGTGAAGATTGTGATGATGCCCTGTGGAGAATTCTTGGGGAGAAAATGGAATTTACAGGACGTAGTCATAGCGACTGTCCTTTCATCTATGCACtttctttgtttatttgcaCCCTTTTATTTCACTTGGGGTGCATTTTGGTTGGCCTTTGGACTCCATATGCTAACGGGTTTAGGAGTGACTCTGTCTTTCCATAGAAATCTTGCACACAAAAGTTTCAGGCTTCCGAAATGGCTCGAGTACTTGTTTGCCTACATTGCAGTTCTGTCACTTCAG GGTAGTCCGATAGAATGGGTGAGCTCACACCGTTACCACCACCAGTATACTGATACTCAGAAAGATGTTCATAGCCCCATTCAAGGTTTTTGGTATAGTCACATTGGGTGGATCATCGATAGCAGTTCTCGGTTTGGAAAG TATGGAGGACTAAAGAACGTCCAAGATCTGAAAAAGCAGGCCTTCTATAGGTTTCTTCATCATACGTATGTTATACATGCAGTTGTTCTACCTGGAAGTTTATTATATGCCTTTGGCGGCCTTCCCTTCTTGGTTTGGGGACTG GGAGTTAGGATAGTAAGTGTTTTGCACGGAACTTTGCTGGTAAATTCGGCTGGCCACATGTGGGGGAAACAAGCATACAACACCGGTGATTTGTCCAGGAACAATTG GTGGTTGGCAATGGTTGCACTTGGAGAAGGGTGGCACAACAACCACCATGCCTTTGACTACTCAGCTCGACAAGGTTTGGAATGGTGGCAGATTGACTTAACTTGGTACGTCATCAAAATTCTCGAAGCAATTGGATGGGCAACAGATGTGAAAACTCCAACTGAGTCccagaagaaaagaaaggtgTTCAATGGTGAAATGGTGGCAACAGATGTCAAAGCTAGCTCCAATTAa